In Legionella israelensis, the genomic window TTACTCATCAAAGAATTTCTACAGAAACAAACAGGTATCGATTTAAAAACAGCCGTATTAACGGATGGTTCGGGTTTATCGCGTTACGATTTGTTAACACCTCGTCAAACCGTGAGACTATTACGATTTTTACATGAGCGATTTCATTTTTCTTATGAGTTTATCGCCGCCTTACCGGTTTCAGGTCGAGATGGAACGCTCCAACGCCGATTTAATAAGTCTTCACAACAGGATTTACTGAGAGCAAAAACTGGAACCATGAGAGGTGTCATCAGCCTGTCAGGCTATCTGTACACAGCCAACGGTCATACACTTGCCTTTGCTATTTACATTAATAACCTTCCTGGCACCAGTCTTTCCATATCCGGACGCTATCGTTATTTGGTCGATGCCTTATGCAATTACCTGTTACAGCAAAAGCCAGCTACACATCGCTGGGCCAAAGTCGTTTTACCGCATGGAAGAATGCGTTTTCAAAACAATACAACACAAGCGGCATTGTCGAGAAAAAAACAGGCCCAATGGCGAAGACTTGAAACGATGGTTAAAAAAGCTTTAAAAGGGGAAGTTGTCGCCATACGCTTTAGAAATAAGGAATTAGTACTTGAAGACTATCAAAAAAATGCCAGTAAAGTCTGGACGGTTTTACAGCGTTTACGGAAGAAATATCCATTTACTGTAGCTTTAAAATCAAGTGATTTACCTGCATTAACTCCTGGAAAACCAATGTTGCTATGGATACAATCAGCTAAAAAGGACTCTAAGGTACAAAGGATATGGATCATCAAAGAAATACTTACCTGAGTTAGAGCCGGTAAAAGACAAGTGCAAAGAGCCCAGGACCATTCTCATTTTCATTCATTGAAGCAAGATGAATAATTAAGTATCAAAATGATTTTGAATGAGGCGAATAGCGCGTCCTGCTTACGAAATCAAAGCCATTTTTAGCGATATAATTAGCTAATTAGCCGCATTTATAGCCAGGCAGGTGAATACGCCTTCCTAAATTCAAAGATAAAAGTTCTCAAAGGGCGACTCTGATATATGCAAATGACTAAAGTTCCTCCTCTCCTATGTGCAGTATAGGGGAGAGAAGCCTTCGTTTCATTTTTTGGATCAATGGGAATCACGTCCGGTTCTCAATTAGCAAGGATAGTCGTATACTGTATCAAAAAAATTTTATAATTTGCATTTTACATACTGAAATACAGGATAAAATCATACTTCGTCCAAAAAAGACCAAATTGCCGTCATTATGAACGAAGTTAAGTACGGACGTTTCTGATAGGAGCACGAAAGCATTATGAGGCCGATTAATCAATGTCTGAATTCACAGCTTGTCCGTATTTGTCAAAAGGCTTTCCAATTGGAGGGATTGCAAAATAAACTCATTCCTTTGCTGCCTGAAAACCTGCAACCCTTCTGCCAAGTCGGCAGTTTCAATAAAGGCTGTTTAGTAATTATCACATCTGATGCAGCCTGGGCCTCCCAGCTTCGTTTTATTCTTCCAGAATTACGCGATAATTTGCGAAAACAAGGCCTTTATCAACTTTCCTCTATAGACATTGCGATCACTGAGCAAGGAGAAAGAGAACGGCCGAAAAAAAAGCCCTCTTTAAATCCTATATCAGAAAATGCACGTAAAAATA contains:
- a CDS encoding DUF721 domain-containing protein, producing MRPINQCLNSQLVRICQKAFQLEGLQNKLIPLLPENLQPFCQVGSFNKGCLVIITSDAAWASQLRFILPELRDNLRKQGLYQLSSIDIAITEQGERERPKKKPSLNPISENARKNILNACEQMTYQPLKEALKKLGRG